One Aegilops tauschii subsp. strangulata cultivar AL8/78 chromosome 7, Aet v6.0, whole genome shotgun sequence genomic window carries:
- the LOC109732519 gene encoding uncharacterized protein has translation MSGNDSQAAADRIKAQALSNAKGLSRAQAERAAEAAARNVNAYGQKEEGPSRWQERKEAKRQMYLMSTEKAVRLGVRPNAAPASATAGGQCQKCFQPGHWTYECKNERVYISRPSRTDQLKDPRLKKAWLPAPSQFVNPDLEKEMEEERKLMREKLKKEKSEKRKSRSKSKSKRKHRASVSDSDSDSESSGTGSEYSSESGSSSYSSSDSEDKKKRRRKTTQKKRRHRRDSTSSSSGSESESESDSDSDGKGSRKKSKKHGDKRRS, from the coding sequence ATGTCTGGAAATGATTCTCAGGCTGCAGCTGACAGAATAAAGGCACAGGCCTTATCAAATGCAAAGGGATTGAGCAGGGCTCAAGCTGAACGTGCAGCGGAAGCTGCTGCTCGCAATGTCAATGCCTATGGGCAGAAGGAAGAGGGACCAAGTCGCTGGCAGGAGAGGAAGGAAGCCAAGAGGCAGATGTATCTGATGAGTACAGAGAAGGCTGTGAGGCTGGGTGTGAGACCAAATGCTGCACCAGCTTCTGCAACTGCTGGGGGCCAATGTCAGAAGTGCTTCCAGCCTGGGCACTGGACATACGAGTGCAAGAATGAACGGGTCTACATATCGCGGCCCTCAAGGACGGATCAGCTTAAGGACCCCAGGTTGAAGAAGGCGTGGCTGCCGGCACCCTCTCAGTTCGTGAACCCCGATCTGGAGAAGGAGATGGAGGAGGAAAGGAAGCTGATGCGAGAAAAGCTGAAGAAGGAGAAGTCTGAGAAAAGGAAGTCAAGGAGCAAGTCAAAGAGCAAGAGGAAACATCGCGCGTCGGTGTCTGACTCCGACTCGGACTCTGAATCATCGGGGACCGGCTCCGAGTACTCTTCTGAGAGCGGCAGCTCAAGCTACAGCTCCTCGGACTCGGAGGACAAGAAGAAGCGCCGACGCAAGACGACGCAGAAGAAGAGAAGGCACCGGAGGGACAGCACGTCGTCCTCCTCTGGATCTGAATCTGAGTCCGAGTCTGATTCTGATTCTGACGGCAAGGGCAGCcggaagaagagcaagaagcacGGCGACAAGCGCCGATCCTGA